In Granulicella sibirica, the following proteins share a genomic window:
- a CDS encoding cold-shock protein: MEQGTVKWFNDAKGFGFISRQNGEDVFAHYSAIVSSGFKSLQEGQAVQFNVVKGPKGWQAADIQPL; this comes from the coding sequence ATGGAGCAGGGAACAGTGAAATGGTTCAATGATGCCAAGGGGTTTGGCTTCATCAGCCGTCAGAATGGCGAGGACGTATTCGCTCATTACTCAGCGATCGTCTCCAGCGGCTTCAAGAGCCTTCAAGAGGGGCAGGCCGTCCAGTTCAACGTGGTCAAGGGACCCAAGGGCTGGCAAGCCGCAGACATCCAGCCGCTCTAG